A stretch of the Teretinema zuelzerae genome encodes the following:
- the dnaX gene encoding DNA polymerase III subunit gamma/tau produces the protein MAYEVTATRRRPQKFEDLVGQEFVVATLQKSISAGKIAHAYLFSGPRGCGKTSSARILAKALNCESGPSATPCGECDSCRAITRGSSLDVIEIDGASNTSVNDVRQIKDEVQFPPNSSKYKIYIIDEVHMLSTSAFNALLKTIEEPPPYVIFIFATTELHKVPATIKSRCQQFNFRLVSVEQLKAVLSDAASESGLAAEDEALFWVAREATGSVRDAYTLFDQVAAFSDGEITFAKIRDKLGLVGVDRINPLMEECVSGNADSALSLLDSIIFGGVSVEQFVTDLADYFRSLLLLQSGITRDSLLGHDPERFSAVVRESWDRIKTERALSLMLQLYRDIRYSMDPRYELELAVSRLCWLSSYVSPVELKNSLERARGLLVSGGSGPFDGADRASRFSGSESVRETKEQAAVQIPSSSGRDAPSREEKTAALAPAGAAGDSDDPDAFLENPFAALKQRFGVRTEQKPAEVPAQNADTASRGQVWEQPEHSPVRDSSAEPPDVFPSRNPAGDQPEQAPERNSASGQEDEAPKTNASVSFADLQAALVEEFRASKNMIATGIEQAFDWLESGEGISFAVEKPFVHNFLEQEHKNIADAAFRLLGKKGSLTIRLDQTRGGTARSESENKIPASVEMIRHVFRGTIMGETK, from the coding sequence ATGGCATATGAAGTAACGGCTACCCGCCGCCGGCCTCAGAAATTCGAAGATTTGGTTGGACAGGAATTCGTGGTCGCAACCCTCCAGAAATCGATTTCGGCCGGAAAAATAGCTCATGCGTATTTGTTTTCAGGCCCCAGGGGATGCGGTAAAACAAGTTCCGCGCGTATTTTGGCCAAGGCTCTGAATTGCGAATCGGGCCCTTCCGCGACTCCCTGCGGCGAATGCGACTCTTGCCGGGCAATTACCCGGGGATCGAGCCTTGACGTGATCGAAATCGACGGCGCCTCGAACACGAGCGTCAACGACGTGCGCCAGATAAAGGATGAAGTTCAGTTTCCTCCGAATTCTTCAAAATACAAGATATATATAATCGATGAAGTGCATATGCTTTCGACCAGCGCGTTCAATGCGTTGCTGAAGACCATCGAAGAGCCTCCGCCCTACGTTATTTTCATATTCGCCACGACTGAACTCCATAAAGTGCCGGCGACGATAAAGAGCCGCTGCCAGCAGTTCAATTTCCGCCTTGTGTCGGTAGAACAGCTGAAAGCTGTATTGTCGGACGCCGCTTCGGAATCAGGTTTAGCAGCCGAGGACGAAGCCCTGTTTTGGGTCGCGCGCGAGGCAACAGGCAGCGTCCGGGACGCGTATACGCTGTTCGACCAGGTCGCCGCTTTTTCCGACGGGGAGATAACCTTCGCGAAGATTCGGGACAAACTCGGCTTGGTAGGCGTGGACCGCATCAATCCTCTGATGGAAGAATGCGTATCAGGAAACGCGGATTCGGCCTTGTCCTTGCTTGATTCCATCATTTTCGGCGGTGTTTCCGTCGAGCAGTTCGTTACGGACTTGGCAGATTATTTCCGGTCTTTGCTGCTGCTGCAAAGCGGCATTACGCGGGATTCTCTTCTGGGACATGATCCCGAGAGGTTTTCCGCGGTAGTCCGCGAGTCCTGGGATCGAATAAAAACAGAGCGGGCCCTCTCCCTGATGCTTCAACTGTATCGGGACATACGGTACTCGATGGACCCGCGTTATGAGCTCGAGCTTGCTGTTTCACGGCTGTGCTGGCTTTCGTCGTATGTGTCGCCCGTCGAATTGAAAAACTCCCTGGAAAGGGCTCGAGGCCTTTTAGTCTCAGGCGGCAGCGGCCCTTTTGACGGAGCGGATCGCGCTTCCCGATTCTCGGGAAGCGAATCGGTCCGCGAGACGAAAGAACAAGCGGCGGTTCAGATCCCGTCGTCGTCCGGACGAGATGCCCCGAGCCGCGAGGAAAAAACGGCCGCGCTCGCTCCGGCAGGAGCAGCCGGAGATTCAGACGATCCGGACGCGTTTCTCGAAAACCCCTTCGCCGCTCTCAAACAACGATTCGGGGTGAGGACGGAACAGAAGCCGGCCGAAGTTCCGGCGCAGAACGCCGATACGGCATCGCGCGGACAGGTTTGGGAACAGCCGGAACATTCGCCGGTACGCGATTCCTCCGCTGAACCACCGGATGTTTTCCCCTCCCGCAATCCCGCCGGCGATCAGCCGGAACAGGCCCCTGAGCGTAATTCCGCATCCGGCCAAGAGGATGAAGCTCCGAAGACGAACGCGTCGGTTTCGTTTGCCGACTTGCAGGCTGCTCTTGTCGAGGAATTCCGCGCGTCGAAGAATATGATCGCAACCGGAATAGAACAGGCGTTCGACTGGCTCGAAAGCGGCGAAGGCATTTCGTTCGCGGTTGAAAAACCGTTCGTGCACAATTTCCTTGAACAGGAACACAAAAACATTGCCGACGCGGCTTTTCGGCTGCTCGGGAAAAAAGGTTCCTTGACTATTCGTTTGGATCAAACACGGGGCGGCACCGCCCGCTCTGAGAGCGAAAATAAAATACCGGCATCGGTCGAAATGATTCGGCATGTGTTTCGAGGTACTATAATGGGAGAAACAAAATGA
- a CDS encoding GNAT family N-acetyltransferase, with translation MTQNIRPAALSDMPYLYEICLKTAANGGDATALYSDPWLVGQYFAAPYLANDPSACFVAELDGVPRGYIVGTTDTASFERWMRESWLPLLKQRYPPAGTESGLSSMEQWMRSVLHEEPDGSEEKSRLISEYPAHLHIDLLPELQGMGTGKLLIRTFMDALKKRNSPGLHLSVSKKNERAVAFYEKTGFSVIADYSNAITMGMRF, from the coding sequence ATGACGCAGAACATCAGACCGGCTGCTTTAAGCGACATGCCCTACTTATATGAAATCTGCCTTAAAACAGCTGCGAACGGAGGAGACGCCACAGCTCTCTATTCAGACCCATGGCTTGTCGGCCAATATTTCGCCGCGCCGTATCTCGCCAACGACCCGTCGGCATGCTTTGTAGCCGAGCTGGACGGCGTACCCCGCGGATACATCGTCGGAACAACGGATACAGCCTCGTTCGAACGCTGGATGCGCGAATCATGGCTTCCTCTCCTTAAACAAAGATATCCGCCCGCCGGAACCGAAAGCGGACTTTCGTCCATGGAACAATGGATGCGCTCCGTGCTTCACGAAGAACCGGACGGAAGCGAAGAAAAAAGCCGGCTTATTTCTGAATATCCTGCGCATCTTCATATAGATCTGTTGCCCGAACTTCAGGGGATGGGAACCGGCAAACTGCTTATCCGCACATTCATGGATGCGCTCAAAAAACGCAACAGTCCGGGACTTCATCTGAGCGTCAGCAAAAAAAACGAAAGAGCTGTCGCTTTTTACGAAAAAACAGGATTCTCGGTGATCGCCGACTATTCGAACGCGATTACGATGGGGATGCGGTTCTAA
- a CDS encoding type II CAAX endopeptidase family protein, with protein sequence MNSTTETSVSSLFGVYLGIVSAIYLIPLFLGDMPAQFLSASTSLAIVAVPLFYSMARRRSFFAWGKNGVCKSLPGFAAGICVLLFIAMFASTLGLSLLLAPVHRLFPEISSGAMPRYERFAVKFVLTALLPAICEELTFRGFFYFSLRRTMSNRKALILSSLLFAVLHPIPASLPVVFVAGLALGAAAGLTGSVVPSILMHVLHNSLLLAIVPVWSAMDPGVVEMLILLGAGFACCVIAWFAVKNRFIRTASPS encoded by the coding sequence ATGAACAGTACAACTGAAACGAGCGTATCTTCTCTCTTCGGCGTATATCTCGGCATTGTTTCCGCGATTTACCTGATTCCGCTTTTTCTGGGCGATATGCCTGCGCAGTTTCTGTCGGCTTCGACCTCTCTCGCCATTGTTGCGGTTCCGCTTTTCTACTCTATGGCGAGACGGCGTTCTTTTTTTGCATGGGGCAAGAACGGAGTCTGTAAGAGCCTACCCGGTTTCGCCGCCGGCATTTGCGTTTTGCTTTTTATCGCGATGTTCGCCTCAACGTTGGGGTTGTCCCTCCTCCTCGCTCCCGTGCATCGGCTTTTTCCCGAGATTTCAAGCGGAGCGATGCCCCGATACGAGAGATTTGCCGTCAAATTCGTTTTAACCGCCCTGCTTCCCGCGATATGCGAGGAACTTACATTCAGGGGCTTTTTTTATTTTTCGTTGCGGAGGACGATGAGCAACCGCAAAGCCTTGATTCTTTCATCTTTATTGTTTGCTGTACTGCATCCGATTCCGGCCAGCCTTCCGGTTGTTTTCGTCGCGGGTCTGGCGCTGGGCGCGGCCGCCGGGCTAACCGGTTCTGTCGTTCCCTCGATTCTGATGCATGTTCTTCATAATTCGCTGTTGCTGGCGATCGTTCCGGTTTGGAGCGCGATGGATCCGGGCGTCGTAGAAATGCTCATTCTGCTCGGCGCCGGATTCGCATGCTGTGTCATCGCCTGGTTTGCGGTCAAGAATCGTTTTATTAGAACCGCATCCCCATCGTAA
- a CDS encoding manganese efflux pump MntP: MTEIILIALSLSMDAFAVSVSSAACTKNLRKKHMLRAALAFGVFQGAMPLAGWFAGYAFIERISRIDHWIAFGLLFLIGGKMLIEAAEDFVKHPNPACPTDAEKKKRDLSSKRVLIALAIATSIDALAVGMSFAVIRQPILLPSAVIGFVTALVCGAGFIFGKRIGLLFGRFAQIAGGITLIAIGARILAAHLRLGI; this comes from the coding sequence ATGACAGAGATCATTTTAATTGCTTTGAGTCTTTCGATGGACGCCTTCGCGGTGTCCGTATCCTCGGCTGCATGCACAAAAAATCTCAGAAAGAAACATATGCTCCGTGCGGCTCTGGCCTTCGGCGTATTTCAAGGCGCGATGCCCCTGGCGGGATGGTTCGCCGGATACGCATTCATCGAGCGGATTTCCCGCATCGACCACTGGATAGCGTTCGGCCTCTTGTTTCTGATCGGAGGCAAGATGCTGATCGAGGCGGCCGAAGACTTCGTAAAACATCCGAATCCGGCCTGTCCGACGGACGCCGAAAAGAAAAAGCGCGATCTTTCCAGCAAAAGAGTGCTCATAGCTCTCGCCATAGCGACGAGCATCGACGCTCTCGCGGTTGGGATGAGCTTCGCCGTCATTCGGCAGCCAATCCTGCTTCCCTCCGCCGTTATCGGTTTTGTCACGGCGCTGGTCTGCGGAGCGGGTTTCATCTTCGGAAAACGCATCGGGCTGTTGTTCGGGCGGTTCGCCCAGATCGCCGGCGGGATTACGCTCATCGCCATCGGCGCGAGAATCCTCGCCGCCCACCTGCGCCTGGGCATATAG
- a CDS encoding methyl-accepting chemotaxis protein codes for MIPIFKTIKFKFLVLFNVFVIGLCVVLGVLSTNAMIRTTVQVSQKDALFLAEKAVALLDVDLFSRLSATLDSSDPGYLAACESLHQLKTQYNCQYLYSMFRTPDNRFLYIIDGSSTPDDEENFSPLGSEEDVSTYGPEFQAVFDSGAVYESGLEYQEGWGWLITVATPIKDRSGSIVGIVACDYDGSALKAQIDSFTRIQILITVLSVLVGLVFIYFITRLIFSPLKAIAEPLTEIAQGAGNLTVQIPVHKENEVTYLASCFNRFVSTLHGIIGGIRDAVGHLRIAGQSLRENSLVARDSLGKFIETVDEIRGLAQQQDAMTDGTFNEISDLEKRIDSLDTLVSDQANELNDSFSAIEEMTANIETVNSTINRISDHYRNLVEESEQGKTIQEEVSTKIAAIMQHSEGLSEANTLIQAIADQTNLLAMNAAIEAAHAGDAGKGFAVVADEIRKLAATSLDQSSSIKTMLDGIHGLIEQIVASSRSSTESFTGINSKIGEINNMVTELSYAMAEQKTGSRQVLTTVTGMKTSCKNVTSDSAAIKGDARQVMKEVEALRRLTNEIFSKADSTKDQIAEMRESVERFMNATGENENHIEKVSDIVGRFII; via the coding sequence ATGATTCCTATTTTTAAAACGATTAAATTTAAATTTCTGGTTCTTTTTAACGTGTTTGTAATCGGTTTGTGCGTCGTTCTCGGCGTTCTTTCAACGAATGCGATGATACGGACAACCGTGCAGGTCTCCCAAAAAGACGCGCTTTTCCTGGCCGAGAAGGCGGTCGCCCTGCTCGATGTGGATCTGTTCTCAAGATTGTCGGCGACCCTGGATTCAAGCGATCCGGGGTATCTTGCCGCCTGCGAGTCTTTGCACCAATTGAAAACGCAGTACAATTGCCAGTATCTGTATTCGATGTTCCGAACGCCCGACAATCGCTTTTTGTACATCATCGACGGAAGCTCTACTCCGGACGACGAGGAAAATTTTTCTCCGCTCGGATCGGAGGAGGATGTAAGCACCTACGGGCCTGAGTTTCAGGCTGTATTCGATTCGGGGGCGGTGTATGAATCCGGTTTGGAGTATCAGGAAGGATGGGGCTGGCTGATAACAGTCGCGACTCCGATAAAAGACAGATCGGGATCGATAGTCGGCATTGTAGCCTGCGACTACGACGGATCGGCCTTGAAGGCACAAATAGATTCGTTTACCCGCATCCAGATTTTGATAACCGTTTTGTCGGTACTCGTCGGCCTTGTTTTTATTTATTTTATAACCCGTTTGATATTCAGTCCTCTGAAAGCCATCGCCGAACCCTTGACCGAGATCGCACAAGGCGCCGGAAACCTGACGGTTCAGATTCCCGTGCATAAGGAAAACGAGGTTACATATCTTGCCAGCTGTTTTAACCGGTTCGTGTCGACTTTGCACGGCATAATAGGGGGAATTCGGGATGCCGTCGGCCATCTGCGGATTGCCGGACAGTCTCTCCGGGAGAACTCGCTTGTCGCCCGGGATTCGCTGGGTAAATTCATCGAAACTGTGGATGAAATCCGCGGACTTGCCCAGCAGCAGGATGCGATGACGGACGGAACCTTCAATGAAATAAGCGATCTTGAAAAGCGGATCGATTCGCTGGACACGCTGGTGTCTGATCAGGCGAATGAACTCAACGATTCTTTTTCCGCCATTGAAGAGATGACCGCGAATATTGAAACGGTGAATTCTACGATCAACAGGATTTCGGACCATTATCGCAATCTGGTGGAAGAATCAGAGCAGGGCAAGACGATACAGGAAGAAGTGTCGACGAAGATCGCGGCGATCATGCAGCATTCTGAAGGACTTTCCGAAGCGAACACCCTGATTCAGGCGATCGCCGACCAGACGAATCTGTTGGCGATGAACGCCGCGATCGAAGCCGCCCACGCGGGAGACGCCGGCAAAGGGTTCGCCGTGGTCGCGGATGAAATCAGAAAATTGGCCGCAACGTCTCTCGACCAATCTTCGTCCATCAAGACCATGCTCGACGGCATCCACGGATTGATCGAACAAATCGTTGCGTCCTCAAGGTCGTCGACAGAAAGCTTTACGGGGATAAACAGTAAAATCGGAGAAATAAACAATATGGTGACGGAGCTCTCTTACGCGATGGCCGAGCAGAAAACCGGATCGCGCCAGGTTCTTACAACCGTTACCGGTATGAAGACGAGCTGCAAGAACGTTACGTCCGACTCTGCCGCCATAAAGGGCGACGCCCGGCAGGTTATGAAGGAAGTAGAAGCGCTCCGGCGGCTGACGAACGAAATTTTCAGCAAGGCGGATTCGACGAAGGATCAGATTGCGGAAATGCGCGAGTCGGTTGAACGCTTCATGAACGCGACCGGCGAAAACGAGAACCATATCGAAAAGGTGTCGGATATAGTGGGGCGTTTTATTATTTAG
- a CDS encoding chemotaxis protein CheX, with the protein MFSIDAQAGEPYLLGDELKHRWEISGILGLTGDYQGLVGFRLPRLLADKMLERSGIETKTEEERQETVYGMIGEMTNIIAGNASSAIDHASIDISPPVVIFGENHRIAWPKTMPVIAIPFSSPSGPFEVDVCFKKK; encoded by the coding sequence ATGTTTTCTATCGATGCCCAGGCAGGGGAACCATATCTTCTCGGCGATGAACTTAAGCATCGCTGGGAAATTTCGGGAATTCTCGGATTGACCGGAGATTATCAAGGCTTGGTCGGCTTTCGCCTGCCCCGGTTATTAGCCGACAAAATGCTCGAGCGCTCGGGCATTGAAACGAAGACCGAGGAAGAAAGACAGGAAACGGTGTACGGGATGATCGGAGAAATGACGAACATCATTGCCGGAAACGCTTCGTCCGCGATAGACCACGCGTCGATCGATATTTCGCCGCCGGTCGTCATTTTCGGCGAAAACCATCGCATCGCCTGGCCCAAAACTATGCCGGTAATCGCCATTCCTTTTTCTTCTCCCAGCGGTCCGTTCGAGGTGGATGTGTGTTTTAAGAAAAAATAA
- a CDS encoding B12-binding domain-containing radical SAM protein: protein MKVLLVGINAKYIQTNLAVRLLTSWAHAHSRPVQEGSVSVLFREWNINQPLASALRGIYEEKPDVLLFSVYIWNSRFVFDLAAEARVLLPAALIGFGGPEVSWSPERVFSASPASDFILSGEGELAFSALLEVLDANGSGERERLLAVPGIHLRNNGRQNSTHPDSPAFESGPPSQTLENLDSIAFPYREQENGFDPFHQLVYYESSRGCPFNCAYCMSSLEKSVRFRSLDLVFQDLRFFIENKWPLVKFVDRTFNIKPERYLAIWEWIRDHHAGSTMFHFEIAAELLDDRAFAVLSTMPEGAIQFEIGIQSAHPEILKRVNRFSSPEVLADRIRKIPKTIHVHVDLIAGLPGEDVSLFEESFNFAWNLRSDQLQLGFLKILPGAPMEEYAVSHPEYSWSRVPPYEVYSSGSLSYSELLILKDVEHLLDGWYNSGFAPNALFRAASMHPGGPFRLFLDLVRFVRDWFPDGDLYLPRKPIDIFACLASFLRTRCSGLELEYLKLDYLMMGKPGFYPDWFVRRYSREEHEKAIATCISSSPEEPNRLLFARTEYERLDLSGSSEPEGYFFEYSRTKNNGKRAKMTKV from the coding sequence ATGAAAGTTCTCCTTGTAGGCATAAACGCCAAATATATTCAAACCAATCTCGCCGTGCGTCTTCTTACCTCATGGGCTCACGCCCATTCGCGGCCGGTGCAGGAGGGATCCGTTTCCGTTCTGTTTCGGGAATGGAATATAAACCAGCCTCTTGCGTCCGCGCTTCGGGGAATATACGAAGAGAAGCCGGATGTATTGCTTTTTTCCGTGTATATCTGGAACAGCCGCTTCGTTTTCGACCTCGCAGCCGAGGCGAGGGTTCTTCTGCCCGCAGCGCTCATCGGATTCGGGGGGCCTGAGGTTTCCTGGTCCCCCGAGCGGGTGTTTTCGGCATCCCCGGCATCCGATTTCATCCTGTCGGGAGAAGGAGAACTGGCGTTTTCTGCCTTGCTCGAGGTTCTCGATGCGAACGGCTCGGGCGAACGCGAACGGTTATTGGCCGTGCCGGGAATTCATCTCCGAAACAACGGGAGGCAGAACTCGACGCATCCCGATTCGCCAGCCTTCGAGTCGGGTCCGCCCTCTCAAACGCTGGAAAATCTGGACAGCATTGCTTTTCCGTATCGAGAACAGGAAAACGGCTTCGATCCCTTCCATCAACTGGTGTATTACGAATCATCTCGCGGATGTCCCTTCAATTGCGCGTATTGCATGTCGTCGCTGGAAAAATCGGTCCGATTCCGTTCTCTTGATCTGGTGTTTCAGGATTTGCGTTTTTTTATAGAGAATAAATGGCCGCTGGTGAAGTTCGTCGATAGAACCTTCAATATAAAACCCGAACGGTATCTCGCGATCTGGGAATGGATCAGGGATCATCATGCCGGAAGCACGATGTTTCACTTCGAGATCGCCGCGGAACTTCTCGACGATCGGGCGTTCGCCGTGCTTTCGACGATGCCCGAGGGCGCAATTCAGTTCGAAATCGGAATACAGAGCGCGCACCCGGAGATTCTGAAGAGGGTCAACCGATTTTCGTCGCCTGAGGTTCTCGCAGACCGCATCCGGAAAATACCGAAAACGATCCATGTTCATGTCGATCTGATCGCTGGGTTGCCCGGCGAAGACGTTTCGCTGTTCGAGGAGTCTTTCAACTTCGCCTGGAATTTGCGCTCTGATCAACTGCAGCTGGGTTTCCTGAAAATTCTCCCCGGGGCTCCGATGGAAGAGTACGCAGTCTCGCACCCTGAATATTCCTGGTCCCGCGTTCCGCCGTACGAGGTGTATTCATCGGGATCTTTGTCGTACAGCGAACTGTTGATTTTAAAAGACGTGGAGCATCTGCTCGACGGCTGGTATAATTCCGGCTTTGCCCCGAACGCGCTTTTCCGCGCCGCCTCGATGCATCCAGGCGGTCCGTTCCGTCTGTTTCTGGATCTTGTCCGATTCGTCCGCGATTGGTTTCCCGACGGGGATTTATATCTGCCGAGAAAACCGATCGATATTTTTGCCTGTCTTGCCTCATTTTTGAGGACTCGTTGTAGCGGCCTTGAACTGGAATATTTAAAGCTCGATTATCTCATGATGGGAAAGCCCGGGTTCTATCCAGACTGGTTTGTGAGGCGGTATTCGCGCGAAGAGCATGAAAAAGCGATCGCGACATGCATTTCTTCCTCTCCTGAAGAACCAAATCGTCTGCTTTTCGCCCGGACTGAATATGAACGACTGGATTTATCCGGTTCCTCAGAACCCGAAGGGTATTTTTTCGAGTATTCCCGCACAAAAAATAATGGAAAAAGGGCAAAGATGACAAAGGTGTAG
- the thyX gene encoding FAD-dependent thymidylate synthase: MAHCIVPEAEALLDKEIPVLDKGFIRLVDYLGGDSRIVQSARVSYGEGTKTVREDGALIDYLLRHQHTSPFEQVVLTFHVKLPIFVARQWIRHRMARVNEISGRYSILKNDCYLPDPADIALQSSDNKQGRASEPVAREEALKIREEMRIQQEEAFSGYDSLIEQNLAREIARINLPVSTYTEWYWQIDLHNLFHFLRLRCDEHAQKEIRDYANAMLSVCRAVAPMATASFERHQKNGVNFSGEEMVALRAMLEGQKPELEGKALERLEEKIRSGKQL; encoded by the coding sequence ATGGCACATTGTATAGTCCCCGAAGCAGAAGCACTTTTGGATAAGGAAATCCCGGTTTTAGACAAGGGATTCATCCGGTTGGTCGATTATCTGGGCGGAGATTCCCGCATCGTTCAGTCAGCGCGCGTTTCGTACGGAGAAGGAACCAAGACCGTCAGGGAAGACGGCGCGCTCATCGATTATCTGCTGCGGCATCAGCACACATCGCCCTTCGAACAGGTGGTACTCACCTTTCACGTAAAACTGCCGATTTTCGTCGCCCGACAGTGGATCCGCCACCGAATGGCCCGCGTCAATGAAATCTCGGGAAGATACTCGATCCTGAAAAACGACTGCTATCTGCCGGACCCGGCGGATATCGCCCTGCAAAGCTCGGACAACAAACAGGGGAGAGCCTCGGAACCAGTGGCCCGGGAAGAGGCATTGAAAATACGCGAAGAAATGAGGATTCAACAGGAAGAGGCCTTTTCCGGCTACGATTCCCTTATAGAACAGAATCTCGCGCGGGAAATCGCTCGCATAAACCTCCCTGTTTCCACCTACACCGAATGGTACTGGCAGATCGACCTGCATAATCTCTTCCATTTTTTGCGTCTCCGCTGCGACGAGCACGCGCAAAAAGAAATACGCGACTACGCGAACGCCATGCTTTCCGTCTGCCGGGCGGTCGCGCCCATGGCGACAGCATCTTTCGAGAGGCATCAAAAGAACGGCGTAAACTTTTCAGGCGAAGAAATGGTTGCGCTTCGGGCCATGCTCGAAGGACAAAAACCGGAGCTTGAAGGAAAAGCGCTCGAACGGCTCGAAGAAAAAATCCGCTCGGGAAAGCAGCTCTAA
- a CDS encoding DUF2804 family protein, with the protein MGPAPDYPVKNGKACFGSFNGAFGHFDIRGMKRPFGDLPLPVSFTNLRIMETLRFLFCDSENIGEIEIFNSSFFGFMETTLWNRKTGRRIAYRRIIPPGLTRIPRSFLNGVTACRSHRRYVRIHSRMQKSLIHVDFDFLGDSVRPPCEGRLEMNPSEHEGGECSFLVPYEVRRRCQGSYMATGPLHGWISTGYDDRQISADQGVGFFDVRKTYLPLRSKSSTLVGMGRINGKLVSFHLANSLSRDDYRYNDNVLFIDGRAWPLPPVKITRPWGVTGDWIIQDTESMIDLVFTPISDSSRALSALIVRTMYHTVYGAFDGVLLTGEGERVVLKNFPGIGKKVLLRI; encoded by the coding sequence ATGGGGCCTGCTCCTGACTATCCGGTAAAAAACGGAAAAGCGTGTTTCGGATCGTTCAACGGCGCATTCGGCCATTTTGATATCCGCGGCATGAAGCGTCCTTTCGGGGATTTACCCCTGCCTGTATCATTTACCAATCTCCGGATCATGGAAACTCTCCGTTTCCTCTTTTGCGATTCTGAAAACATCGGCGAGATCGAGATATTCAACTCCAGCTTCTTCGGTTTCATGGAAACGACGCTCTGGAACCGGAAAACCGGAAGGCGAATCGCGTACCGGCGCATAATTCCGCCGGGTTTGACCCGCATCCCCCGCAGCTTTTTAAACGGCGTTACCGCCTGCCGGTCCCATCGCAGATACGTCCGGATCCATTCCCGCATGCAAAAAAGCCTCATCCATGTCGATTTCGATTTTCTGGGAGACAGCGTTCGTCCTCCGTGCGAGGGCCGCCTGGAAATGAATCCTTCTGAACATGAAGGCGGAGAGTGCTCGTTTCTGGTTCCCTACGAAGTGCGCAGGCGCTGCCAGGGTTCGTATATGGCGACCGGCCCTCTCCATGGGTGGATAAGCACCGGCTACGACGACCGGCAGATTTCAGCGGATCAGGGAGTCGGTTTTTTCGATGTCCGGAAAACCTATCTGCCGCTGCGGTCTAAAAGCAGCACCCTCGTCGGAATGGGGCGGATTAACGGCAAGCTGGTTTCGTTTCATCTTGCGAATTCGCTTTCGCGCGACGATTATCGGTATAACGACAATGTTCTTTTTATCGACGGCAGGGCGTGGCCTCTTCCTCCGGTTAAAATTACGCGTCCCTGGGGCGTTACAGGCGATTGGATTATCCAGGACACGGAAAGCATGATCGATTTGGTGTTTACCCCGATATCGGACAGCTCCCGCGCGTTGAGCGCTCTGATCGTGCGCACGATGTATCATACGGTGTACGGCGCGTTCGACGGGGTGCTGTTGACCGGCGAGGGGGAGCGAGTCGTATTAAAAAACTTTCCCGGCATCGGAAAAAAGGTTTTGTTGCGTATTTAA